CGGCGATATTAATCGGAATAAACTCTCGGGCTTGGCTCACAGTGCGGCTCCAGATAAAGGCTACCGCATTCTATGTAAAGCGCCGCCGGACAAGCAAGCATTGTTTAATTCAACGGCTGTCATACCGGCTTAACCGATAATGCCGTAAACTCCGGATATTGATTCCAATTCAGTTAGCTGCCGCCCCCTCGATCATGCCTATCCAGATTTCCCGTTACGAAAAAATCGCCAGTCTGGCGGCCTTGTGCCTGCTGCTGTTTGCCTGTTATCAGGTATTAAAACCGTTTATTTTCGATTTGTTGTGGGCGGCCATTCTGTGTTTTGTCACCTGGCCGCTGTATCTGCGTTTGCGCGATTGGAAGCTGACTTCCAACTGGGCGGCCACTGCCATGGTCCTGCCGATAGGCATATTGCTGCTAACGCCGTTCGTCGCCGCCACGCTGACATTTACCGAAGATATTAACCACTTGCTGCAGTGGCTTAATCAAAGCCGGCATGTGTGGCCGGAACCTCCGGCTTGGCTGCAATCGTTGCCCTTAGTCGGCGACAACGCTGTCTCGGCCTGGCAGAGTGTCGGCGAAGACTCCAGCCGCCTCGTCAATCTGGCCCGGCAATATGCGCTGGGCGCCAGTAGCTGGTTGCTGCAACAAGGCATTGGCTTGGCCGGCGAACTGATGCATATGGGCCTGGCTATTTTGGTGCTATTTTTTTTCTATCGCGACGGCGAACACGTTGCTCAGCATGTGGTGATTGGCGTCGAACGCTTGGCCGGCGAGCGCACCCAGCGCATCCTGCATATCGTCCGCTCCAGTCTGAGGGCGGTGGTATACGGCATCCTCGGCACCGCGCTGGTACAAGCACTGGCTTCCATCCTGGGCTTTGTGATTGCCGGCGTGCCTTACGCCTTTGTGCTAGGCGTCATCGCCTTCTTTTCGATGATTATCCCTGCGGCCGGCACGGTGATTTGGCTGCCCATCGCCCTGTGGTTGTTAGCTGAAGGCGAGACCGGCTGGGCGGTTTTTATCGCATTGTGGTTTTTGCTGTTCGTCGGCACCATCGACAACTGGCTGCGGCCGATTTTGATCAGCCGGGAAGTGGAATTGCCGTTCGTGTTGATCGTGTTCGGCATCTTCGGTGGGCTGTTAGCGTTTGGCTTTATCGGCGTATTTATCGGCCCGACCCTACTGGCCACCAGCTATGCCTTGGTGCTGGACTGGCTGATTCGCAATGAACAGCAGGAGCTGGACAGCCAAGCGAACACTGAAGGTAAAGACTGCTAAATACCCGCTGTCAGTTTGATTTGCCGAGTAACGCCGTCCGCTTGCTCAATTGCCGAAAATCCATCGAAAAAATACAGCATTGTGGCCCAAGGTTTGCTAGCAATCGTGGAGGAGGATAAACAACCATGTCGGTGAAACACCCATTTGCCATCTGCCCTGCTCAACAAGTTCCCGAGCTCGGCAAATTTCCGTTTGAACTGCTCTATCGCGGCTCGCCACGCGCTGCGGTTCTGGTGCGTTTCCAAGGTGAGGTATACGCTTATCTGAACCAATGCGTCCACATGCCTAGGGCATTGGATTGTGAGAACAGCAACATTTTCGACGAATCGGGACGCTATTTGCAGTGTTCCATGCACAGTATTTGCTATGACCCGATCAGCGGCGAGTCTTTAAGCGAAATTTGCCTGGGCAAAAAACTGACCGCGCTGAAAGTCAAAGAACAAGACGACTGGATTTACTTAGTGGATAAAAGAGCCGCGATTACCGGTTGAGGCTTTGGCCCGGGGCGAAACAATAAGCATCGCCCCATTTACTTTCAGACGGTTTGCGCCGCAAACCCATCCGATCTTAGCCGTGCGCGGCGCCTTCCTTGATTTGTTGTTCCAGCTTTTCGTGCGCGCGTTCCAACTTGGCAAACACTCTTAAAATATCGGTAGCGGACAATATGCCTACCAGTTTGTCTTTTTCCACCACCGGCAGCGCGCCGACGCGGTGTTCCGCCATCATCGCCGCCGCTTCCGACGCAGGCGTTTCCGGGGTCACGGTATAAACGCCGCGATGCATGATGTGCACGACTTTTTGCGTGACCACATGCAATTGGGTGCTGTCTTTACTAGCTTCCACCGCATTGGAATTACTTTTGGGGCCCAAGGCTTTATATAAATCCCGGTCGGAAACGATACCGACCAATTTGCCTTTTTCAACGACAGGCAGGTGGCGGATTTTCTCGTAATGGATCAAAAAGAACACGCGATCGATCAGATCGTGAGGTTCGACGGTAAATACCTTGGTGGTCATTAACTCTGCTACGCGCATGCTGTTTCTCCCATAAAAATGTCTGTATAAAAGTAAGTAAATTCTGACGCAATAGTGCCACTATAGCCAGGCAAAATTAAGAAATACGCTGCTTGATGGCTGCACACAACCATTCATTCGCGAAGCACGGCCGTGAATCCTTCGCCCGCGGCACTTGGATCGACTCAATAAATCGCCCGACCCAAATCCAGACAGGTCAGATAAAGCCGCATATCAAATTCCCATTGGTGATAGTCCGGCGCCATGTGCTCGCATAATTTGTAAAAAGCCTTGTTATGCTGTTTTTCACGTAGATGCGCGAGCTCATGAACGACGATCATCTGCAAAAACTCCGGCGGCGCAATTTTAAAGATCGCACCGATACGAATTTCATTTTTTGCTTTTAAATTGCCGCCCTGCACCCGCGAGACCGCGGAATGTAAGCCCAAGGCCTGATGCAAGACATCGATTTTGTCGTCGTAAACAACTTTACTGAGAGGGCTGGATTGCCGCAGAAATTGATTTTTAAGATCCATCGTGTAGACATAAAGCGCTTTGTCGGTCTTTATATCATGCGGCCGGGGGTATTTTTTCAGCAGCAACTCGGGCAGTTTGTCGCTGTCGATCAGCGCATGCACTTGCACCGTGATGGCAGGCGCATAGCCAGCCAGGTATTTTAACGGGCGCACAAGCTAAAACCACGCACCGCTTGCTTCAATCCCATGGCGGCTCGTCTCCGTCATAGGCTACGAAGTTTTTATCGCTTGACCGGGTTGTGCCGCCGACGACACTGTCGGCTTTTGAATTTTTCGCCTCGCCGTTGGGCAATTGCCCAAGCCCGGACTCCACCTGCCATTTGGCAAACAGCGCCACGTCTTTATTGGCGGGGACATACCATTTCTTGACAGCCGCATCCCACCTGGCGCCAAGCGCTTTCGCCGCATCCTTTTCGGCATAGGGTACATTCAGATAAGTTTTCGCGTCAGCCATTTACCGTAGCCGGTCAAAGTTTAATTGCATCGCAATATTGTAAAACATTGCTTATGCAAGTGGTTCGGATAATCCGATCTTACCCAGGAAACCTAACGCTGAACGCATTTATCAAAACATCTGCCGGTTCGGCTACACCGCAGAACAATCCAGTCCTACGGTTTTTTGCGGCTCGAACCCATAGTACTGGCAAAAGTGGTCGCCGCGAACAAGGCCGAGGAAACAATAAAATCGCCC
The window above is part of the Methylomonas sp. ZR1 genome. Proteins encoded here:
- a CDS encoding AI-2E family transporter gives rise to the protein MPIQISRYEKIASLAALCLLLFACYQVLKPFIFDLLWAAILCFVTWPLYLRLRDWKLTSNWAATAMVLPIGILLLTPFVAATLTFTEDINHLLQWLNQSRHVWPEPPAWLQSLPLVGDNAVSAWQSVGEDSSRLVNLARQYALGASSWLLQQGIGLAGELMHMGLAILVLFFFYRDGEHVAQHVVIGVERLAGERTQRILHIVRSSLRAVVYGILGTALVQALASILGFVIAGVPYAFVLGVIAFFSMIIPAAGTVIWLPIALWLLAEGETGWAVFIALWFLLFVGTIDNWLRPILISREVELPFVLIVFGIFGGLLAFGFIGVFIGPTLLATSYALVLDWLIRNEQQELDSQANTEGKDC
- a CDS encoding Rieske 2Fe-2S domain-containing protein; translation: MSVKHPFAICPAQQVPELGKFPFELLYRGSPRAAVLVRFQGEVYAYLNQCVHMPRALDCENSNIFDESGRYLQCSMHSICYDPISGESLSEICLGKKLTALKVKEQDDWIYLVDKRAAITG
- a CDS encoding CBS domain-containing protein codes for the protein MRVAELMTTKVFTVEPHDLIDRVFFLIHYEKIRHLPVVEKGKLVGIVSDRDLYKALGPKSNSNAVEASKDSTQLHVVTQKVVHIMHRGVYTVTPETPASEAAAMMAEHRVGALPVVEKDKLVGILSATDILRVFAKLERAHEKLEQQIKEGAAHG
- a CDS encoding YgjP-like metallopeptidase domain-containing protein, whose product is MRPLKYLAGYAPAITVQVHALIDSDKLPELLLKKYPRPHDIKTDKALYVYTMDLKNQFLRQSSPLSKVVYDDKIDVLHQALGLHSAVSRVQGGNLKAKNEIRIGAIFKIAPPEFLQMIVVHELAHLREKQHNKAFYKLCEHMAPDYHQWEFDMRLYLTCLDLGRAIY
- a CDS encoding DUF5710 domain-containing protein produces the protein MADAKTYLNVPYAEKDAAKALGARWDAAVKKWYVPANKDVALFAKWQVESGLGQLPNGEAKNSKADSVVGGTTRSSDKNFVAYDGDEPPWD